The genomic stretch CTAACAATAACCTGGGGAACCCAGAGTGCTTGTCAATATCTATCGAGAATTAACTCTAAATAGAAACTACACCGATTTTGCTTTGCAAGACTCATACCTCACAGCCCTTGGCGCCACTCTCCATGACAAACCTAAGAACACCATAGCAAGCCCTGGCAAACAAACAAAACTTTTAAGTCATGTAAAAAACTAGATACAAAGGGGAACAAAAGGTGCTCAAGAAAACAAACTAGAATAAAAAGAGAAAGCAAACAATATAAAGGCCAATACAAGCAATGTGGCCAACCAGAAACATACAAAAAGCTTATCACCAAAGCTTCTCTTCTCAGACGAGTTCTAGTTGGCACAGGTGATATAGTCATCTTCCGACACAAAGTTGGTACAGAGCAACCTATTTGCTTTATAGATGACTTGACACAGAACAGAACTAAAACCATAATATCCACAGATGCATTAGCTCATAGGTACACATATCCCTCCACCGCTCAAGCAATGGAACAGTAATAAATCCTTCCACTGCTTCTAAAAAGCGTGAAGGGTGATTGTCACTTTCGTCACCTTCGAACACAGGTCTGGCACAGCAATAAGCCGAGCCTGCTGTGAGAGTGACTGCAACAGCATAACATTACAGAAACGCATGTCCCATCAACATAACAGCATTGTATCAAGGTAAGAGCATAACCTTCTGACAGCAAGTCCACCGAGGAGCTTGTAGCGGAGGGACTCGGCCTGGGCGATGGCGCAGAGACCGCGGTTGTTCACCTTCTCCGCGTAGAGCTCGACGCCGCCCTCCGGGAAGTTGAAGCGCTTCTGAACCACAGAAGTCAGTTCCCTGATCCTCCTACCCTTCTCGCCTAAAAGGCATCGAACAACAAACTCAGCAACCAATCCACTGGAAACGCATCAAATTTGCACAGCGGTAATCGGAATGGATGTTGCAGAAGCGCACATACCGAGGACGTTCTGGGTGCGGGTGGCGCGGATTATGATCTCGGTGCGCATGGGGGTGACACGGACCTCGACACCGGAGTAGCCGTCCTCCGCGAGCTCGCGGGTGAGCATCT from Setaria italica strain Yugu1 chromosome II, Setaria_italica_v2.0, whole genome shotgun sequence encodes the following:
- the LOC101752930 gene encoding 40S ribosomal protein S3-3, giving the protein MATTHAISKKRKFVADGVFFAELNEMLTRELAEDGYSGVEVRVTPMRTEIIIRATRTQNVLGEKGRRIRELTSVVQKRFNFPEGGVELYAEKVNNRGLCAIAQAESLRYKLLGGLAVRRACYGVLRFVMESGAKGCEVIVSGKLRAQRAKSMKFKDGYMISSGHPVNLYIDAAVRHVLLRQGVLGIKVKIMLDWDPKGKQGPIMPLPDLVTIHPPKEEDELMRPLAPEIPVA